In Crassostrea angulata isolate pt1a10 chromosome 6, ASM2561291v2, whole genome shotgun sequence, a genomic segment contains:
- the LOC128189453 gene encoding uncharacterized protein LOC128189453 isoform X2 encodes MSLAFVQPPQKKGPPPNQASIQKMLDENNQLIQTIVDYQTKGKTSECVQYQHMLHRNLVYLATLADSNQNLSNQLLPALGQSGQGNMAPQQPNPQMNQMRPPGNMPNQMPPGQGQQNFNMQHGNFGNQQSSHPMMPQQQPGMSQQQPMMSQGQQPMMSQSQQQPMMSQNQQPMMSQTQQQPPMGTQNQQQPMGSQNQQQPMMSQNQQPMMSQNQQPVGTQSQPQAMMSQNQQQPMMPNQGMMSTGNRMANQGGQMMNQQMPMQGGYNRQRPQQGQYPQNYQGQPPYNSQSQYQQGQGQQNFPQGHGYNQNMQQNQYGGYQGQNTPQRYSPFRGQINQGQMPNQMPGQGQMPNQSQMGGPGPMPPQQNAIGNQGQMPNQGGQTSIPGPGGMPNQGQGPIQSQGPPGQSPMANPGQQGGPMPGQSPGAPMQGQGQMNNYGYQQNQY; translated from the exons ATGTCTTTAGCCTTCGTCCAACCACCACAGAAGAAGGGACCACCCCCAAATCAAGCATCAATCCAAAAG ATGCTTGATGAAAATAATCAGCTGATACAGACCATTGTGGATTATCAAACAAAGGGAAAGACATCAGAATGTGTGCA atatcAGCATATGTTGCACAGGAATTTGGTTTACCTAGCTACCTTGGCAGACTCAAATCAGAATCTCTCAAATCAACTTTTGCCT GCCTTAGGACAATCTGGGCAAGGAAACATGGCCCCTCAGCAGCCAAACCCTCAGATGAATCAGATGAGGCCTCCCGGGAATATGCCAAACCAGATGCCTCCAG gtCAAGGACAACAGAATTTCAACATGCAACATGGTAACTTTGGAAATCAGCAAAGCAGTCATCCAATGATGCCTCAACAACAGCCAGGAATGTCACAGCAACAGCCAATGATGTCACAAGGTCAACAGCCAATGATGTCGCAGAGCCAGCAACAACCGATGATGTCACAAAATCAACAACCAATGATGTCCCAGACCCAGCAACAGCCACCAATGGGTACCCAGAATCAACAACAGCCAATGGGATCCCAGAACCAGCAACAGCCAATGATGTCACAGAATCAGCAGCCAATGATGTCACAGAATCAGCAACCAGTTGGAACACAGAGCCAGCCACAAGCCATGATGTCACAAAATCAGCAACAGCCAATGATGCCTAATCAAGGGATGATGTCTACTGGGAACAGAATGGCTAACCAAGGAGGTCAAATGATGAATCAGCAAATGCCCATGCAGGGAGGATACAATCGCCAGCGCCCACAGCAAG GCCAGTATCCCCAGAATTACCAAGGCCAGCCTCCATACAACAGTCAGTCACAGTACCAGCAAGGTCAAGGCCAACAGAACTTCCCCCAAGGCCATGGGTACAATCAAAACATGCAACAGAATCAGTATGGAGGGTACCAAGGTCAAAACACACCTCAAAGATATAGCCCATTCAGAGGTCAAATAAACCAAGGTCAAATGCCTAATCAAATGCCTGGTCAAGGACAGATGCCAAACCAAAGCCAAATGGGTGGGCCAGGTCCAATGCCACCTCAACAAAATGCCATTGGAAACCAGGGTCAAATGCCCAACCAGGGAGGTCAAACATCCATACCAGGGCCTGGGGGAATGCCAAATCAAGGTCAGGGTCCAATACAGTCCCAAGGGCCCCCTGGTCAGTCTCCAATGGCTAATCCTGGACAGCAGGGAGGCCCTATGCCCGGGCAAAGCCCAGGGGCTCCAATGCAGGGACAAGGACAGATGAACAACTACGGATatcaacaaaatcaatattaa
- the LOC128189453 gene encoding protein SSXT-like isoform X1 translates to MSLAFVQPPQKKGPPPNQASIQKMLDENNQLIQTIVDYQTKGKTSECVQYQHMLHRNLVYLATLADSNQNLSNQLLPALGQSGQGNMAPQQPNPQMNQMRPPGNMPNQMPPGGAQGSVNHYMGGNAMSPPNSMYSQQGPVGPPGQSSSGGFPQGPMQPQMNQSNMVAPGSFSQGQQNFNMQHGNFGNQQSSHPMMPQQQPGMSQQQPMMSQGQQPMMSQSQQQPMMSQNQQPMMSQTQQQPPMGTQNQQQPMGSQNQQQPMMSQNQQPMMSQNQQPVGTQSQPQAMMSQNQQQPMMPNQGMMSTGNRMANQGGQMMNQQMPMQGGYNRQRPQQGQYPQNYQGQPPYNSQSQYQQGQGQQNFPQGHGYNQNMQQNQYGGYQGQNTPQRYSPFRGQINQGQMPNQMPGQGQMPNQSQMGGPGPMPPQQNAIGNQGQMPNQGGQTSIPGPGGMPNQGQGPIQSQGPPGQSPMANPGQQGGPMPGQSPGAPMQGQGQMNNYGYQQNQY, encoded by the exons ATGTCTTTAGCCTTCGTCCAACCACCACAGAAGAAGGGACCACCCCCAAATCAAGCATCAATCCAAAAG ATGCTTGATGAAAATAATCAGCTGATACAGACCATTGTGGATTATCAAACAAAGGGAAAGACATCAGAATGTGTGCA atatcAGCATATGTTGCACAGGAATTTGGTTTACCTAGCTACCTTGGCAGACTCAAATCAGAATCTCTCAAATCAACTTTTGCCT GCCTTAGGACAATCTGGGCAAGGAAACATGGCCCCTCAGCAGCCAAACCCTCAGATGAATCAGATGAGGCCTCCCGGGAATATGCCAAACCAGATGCCTCCAG GTGGAGCTCAAGGATCTGTCAATCATTACATGGGCGGAAATGCCATGTCTCCGCCCAACAGTATGTACTCTCAGCAAGGTCCTGTGGGACCCCCAGGGCAGTCTAGCTCAGGGGGCTTCCCACAGGGGCCAATGCAGCCACAGATGAACCAGTCAAACATGGTGGCCCCCGGGAGCTTCA gtCAAGGACAACAGAATTTCAACATGCAACATGGTAACTTTGGAAATCAGCAAAGCAGTCATCCAATGATGCCTCAACAACAGCCAGGAATGTCACAGCAACAGCCAATGATGTCACAAGGTCAACAGCCAATGATGTCGCAGAGCCAGCAACAACCGATGATGTCACAAAATCAACAACCAATGATGTCCCAGACCCAGCAACAGCCACCAATGGGTACCCAGAATCAACAACAGCCAATGGGATCCCAGAACCAGCAACAGCCAATGATGTCACAGAATCAGCAGCCAATGATGTCACAGAATCAGCAACCAGTTGGAACACAGAGCCAGCCACAAGCCATGATGTCACAAAATCAGCAACAGCCAATGATGCCTAATCAAGGGATGATGTCTACTGGGAACAGAATGGCTAACCAAGGAGGTCAAATGATGAATCAGCAAATGCCCATGCAGGGAGGATACAATCGCCAGCGCCCACAGCAAG GCCAGTATCCCCAGAATTACCAAGGCCAGCCTCCATACAACAGTCAGTCACAGTACCAGCAAGGTCAAGGCCAACAGAACTTCCCCCAAGGCCATGGGTACAATCAAAACATGCAACAGAATCAGTATGGAGGGTACCAAGGTCAAAACACACCTCAAAGATATAGCCCATTCAGAGGTCAAATAAACCAAGGTCAAATGCCTAATCAAATGCCTGGTCAAGGACAGATGCCAAACCAAAGCCAAATGGGTGGGCCAGGTCCAATGCCACCTCAACAAAATGCCATTGGAAACCAGGGTCAAATGCCCAACCAGGGAGGTCAAACATCCATACCAGGGCCTGGGGGAATGCCAAATCAAGGTCAGGGTCCAATACAGTCCCAAGGGCCCCCTGGTCAGTCTCCAATGGCTAATCCTGGACAGCAGGGAGGCCCTATGCCCGGGCAAAGCCCAGGGGCTCCAATGCAGGGACAAGGACAGATGAACAACTACGGATatcaacaaaatcaatattaa